GATGGAGATGGAGATCCGCGACCCGATGCAAGTGTTCGAGAAAACAGCACACGAGTTCGAGGTCGACATCGACATGTTCGACAGGAAGATGCATAGGTACCCCGGGCTCATTCGACGTCTCAGCGACGGCAACAAAAACTACACCACTCCGGTGACGGTGGCCATCGGACCCTACTACCACGGCAAAGACCACCTCAAGCCGGCGGAGAAGGTGAAGTATGTGGCTGCCTACCACTGCATCATGGAGTCGGGCCACTCTGTCCAGGAGATGTACGACGCAGTCGTCTCAGTCGCAGGCGAGGCCCGGGGGCTCTATGACAAGGACGTGATGGCAGGTATCAGCGACAACGACTTCGAGCCTATGATGTTCTATGATGCCTGCTTCTTGGTGCAGTTCATGCTTAAACTTACAGGCTCCAACTTGAATTCGTATTTATCCCGCTATTTCAAGGGCAATATGAACGACATCTTCCGTGACATCCTCCTGCTTGAGAACCAGCTCCCCTGGCGGGTGGTCGAGACCGTCATGTGGTTCAGGCAGGTGTCGTTGCCGAAGCTCGTTAATTCGTTGAAAAACGGCCTGCAAGACCGCAAGGTCCGCGGGAGGAAGCCTTTGGACTGGGAAGAGAAGTACAAACCGCCACATCTCCTCGGTCTTGTCCGGTTCTACATTGTGGGAAGGAGCAAACCCAAACCGAACCGGCAGCCGCTACCCCGCCTCGAGTCGGTTTCGATTTCTGTAGGTGCCATGGAGCTTGCAGAAAGCGGCATCATGCTGACGGCCAACAAGACAAGTGACCTCGTAGACATGGGCATCGACACGAAAGGGCCCTTCTGCGCGGAGCTCTCTCTGGCGCCACTGTCCCTGAACGATTTACGCTCAGTCTGGCTAGTCAACATGGCAGCCTTCGAGCTGTCCACGACCCTAGAATTTCAAGGGCGTGATGCTGAAGATGAAGCCTCCGCTGTCTGCTCCTACCTCCTCCTCCTAGCCATGTTCGTGGACAAGGAGGAGGACGTGCACCAGCTGCGAACACAGAGTGTTCTGCAAGGAGGAGGAGGGCTTACCAACAAGGAGGCGCTCTCCTTCTTCACCAGCCTTCAGGACCTGCCTCTCGGGAGCCGCTATGTCCGCACCATGAGAGAGATTGAGAATTACAGGAACAAGCAGAGGCGGAAGCGGACACGGTGCCACGCCTTTTTTCACAAGAACTGGAGAATCATGGCCACGGTCTTCTCCGCCGTTGCTGCACTCATCACTATCTTGAGCACGCTTGCGTCTCTCAAGAAACAATAGCTCCTCTCCCTTTGTCTATGATCGATGTTGTGATTTTGCAACCtttaattattatttttctttttgaaTCAGAATTAATGACATTTGCAAGTAAATGCTCCATCTTAATCTTCTGATTCTCCTGGGTGTTGTCTGGTTTCATCCAAAGATTAATCACACATCCGAAACAGAGAAAACTCGCCCACGGAAGGCTATCTAGGCCAACGCTTAGGTTATCTGCAGCTTCGCTGCCGCTGGCAGCTGGAACCGTACGTGCTGTCGTGCGGGCCTGCAACATTGTTACCATGTTGTGAGTTATTTATCCAAAACCCTCACACTTGGGGTTAGGGTAACAACTTGATAGTACATTGAATGCAGGGCACGAAAAACTACCGGAAATGTGCCTAATGCGTAACACGGATCACTGATAGTCCGATAACTTAGCGAAAACAGTCAAATTGACCGGTTAGGCCCACCTGTAAGGCTGACGTGGCATGCCTATATGAAAATTTTGCTGAGATGGACCTAGGTCC
This DNA window, taken from Triticum aestivum cultivar Chinese Spring chromosome 1D, IWGSC CS RefSeq v2.1, whole genome shotgun sequence, encodes the following:
- the LOC123175923 gene encoding uncharacterized protein gives rise to the protein MLGTCFQTYVPSSPSGGQLQQVQYAAATQKSPCEEEAHPQNKMEMEIRDPMQVFEKTAHEFEVDIDMFDRKMHRYPGLIRRLSDGNKNYTTPVTVAIGPYYHGKDHLKPAEKVKYVAAYHCIMESGHSVQEMYDAVVSVAGEARGLYDKDVMAGISDNDFEPMMFYDACFLVQFMLKLTGSNLNSYLSRYFKGNMNDIFRDILLLENQLPWRVVETVMWFRQVSLPKLVNSLKNGLQDRKVRGRKPLDWEEKYKPPHLLGLVRFYIVGRSKPKPNRQPLPRLESVSISVGAMELAESGIMLTANKTSDLVDMGIDTKGPFCAELSLAPLSLNDLRSVWLVNMAAFELSTTLEFQGRDAEDEASAVCSYLLLLAMFVDKEEDVHQLRTQSVLQGGGGLTNKEALSFFTSLQDLPLGSRYVRTMREIENYRNKQRRKRTRCHAFFHKNWRIMATVFSAVAALITILSTLASLKKQ